The Aureispira anguillae genome contains a region encoding:
- a CDS encoding sigma-54-dependent transcriptional regulator — translation MAKILIIDDEPSIRSVLRDILEMENYEVEEAKDGIDALSKVKKTKFDAAICDIKMPKMDGMELLERVNILSPDTPVIMISGHGNIETAVEAVKKGAFDYISKPPDLNRLLITIRNALDKSSLVQETKVLKKKIKKGGGIQTIIGESEGIDKIKATIDRVAPTDARVLVTGPNGTGKELVARWIHEKSERAQNQIVEVNCAAIPAELIESELFGHEKGSFTSAHKQRIGKFEQAHGGTLFLDEIGDMSLSAQAKVLRALQEGRITRVGGDKDIKVDVRVIAATNKDLRKEIEAKRFREDLYHRLAVIIIQVPSLNDRKADIPLLVDHFIESVCNEYGRPKKEIEDAAIKLLQEVDWTGNIRELRNVIERLIILSEQQITYADVESFVLPTMKRHNQLKALFDKFENVEALQAFVAGEYQKYSANKTNV, via the coding sequence ATGGCAAAGATCCTAATTATAGATGATGAACCAAGTATCCGCAGTGTCCTGAGAGATATTTTGGAAATGGAAAACTACGAAGTTGAAGAAGCTAAAGATGGTATTGATGCTTTATCTAAGGTAAAGAAAACCAAATTTGATGCTGCAATCTGCGATATTAAAATGCCAAAAATGGATGGCATGGAATTGTTGGAACGAGTGAATATATTGAGTCCTGATACTCCTGTTATTATGATTTCGGGGCATGGCAATATCGAAACAGCAGTAGAAGCTGTAAAAAAAGGAGCTTTTGACTACATTTCTAAACCACCAGATTTGAATCGTTTATTGATTACGATTCGAAATGCCCTAGATAAATCTTCTTTGGTGCAAGAAACTAAGGTGCTAAAGAAAAAAATAAAGAAGGGGGGAGGAATCCAAACGATTATTGGTGAATCTGAGGGAATTGATAAAATCAAAGCAACGATTGACCGAGTGGCTCCTACTGATGCACGGGTTTTGGTAACGGGACCTAATGGTACAGGGAAAGAATTAGTTGCTCGATGGATTCATGAGAAAAGTGAACGTGCTCAAAATCAAATTGTAGAGGTAAACTGTGCTGCAATACCAGCGGAATTGATAGAAAGTGAATTGTTTGGCCATGAAAAAGGTTCGTTTACTTCTGCCCATAAACAACGCATTGGTAAATTTGAGCAAGCGCATGGTGGAACTTTATTTTTAGATGAAATTGGGGATATGAGCCTTTCGGCACAAGCAAAGGTATTGCGTGCTTTGCAAGAGGGACGTATTACTCGTGTAGGGGGAGATAAGGACATTAAAGTAGATGTACGGGTTATTGCGGCTACAAACAAAGATTTGAGAAAGGAAATTGAAGCAAAGCGTTTCCGAGAAGATTTATACCATCGTTTAGCCGTGATTATCATTCAGGTGCCTTCTCTTAATGATAGAAAAGCAGATATTCCTTTATTGGTGGATCATTTTATAGAATCGGTTTGTAATGAATATGGTCGCCCGAAAAAAGAAATTGAAGATGCTGCGATCAAACTATTGCAAGAAGTAGATTGGACGGGGAACATTCGTGAATTGCGAAATGTGATAGAGCGTTTGATTATTTTAAGTGAACAACAAATTACTTATGCTGATGTAGAGAGTTTTGTTTTGCCTACGATGAAGCGCCATAATCAACTTAAAGCACTATTTGATAAGTTTGAAAATGTGGAAGCATTACAAGCGTTTGTAGCTGGTGAATACCAAAAATACAGTGCCAATAAAACAAATGTGTAA
- a CDS encoding CoA-binding protein: MNDYKTVVLGATTNPQRYAYRAVEQLQEHGIETIPVGIRKGSTAGIPIRNDRPTIAAVHTITLYLNAQVQQEYYDYILSLKPKRVIFNPGTENPELYGLLKKELPETIIEIACTLVLLSVGSYKTVLNRPENIKQD, translated from the coding sequence ATGAATGACTATAAAACTGTTGTCTTAGGGGCAACTACGAATCCTCAGCGTTATGCGTATCGAGCAGTAGAACAATTACAAGAACATGGAATTGAAACAATTCCTGTTGGCATCAGAAAGGGGAGTACTGCGGGAATTCCCATTCGGAACGACCGCCCTACAATCGCTGCTGTACATACCATTACTTTATACCTAAACGCCCAAGTTCAGCAAGAATACTATGATTATATTCTTAGCCTAAAACCTAAACGGGTGATTTTTAATCCAGGAACAGAAAATCCCGAACTTTATGGGCTTTTAAAAAAAGAACTGCCCGAAACCATTATAGAAATAGCTTGCACCTTGGTGCTATTATCGGTTGGTAGCTATAAGACCGTACTTAATCGTCCTGAAAATATTAAGCAAGACTAG